From Streptomyces sp. HUAS MG91, the proteins below share one genomic window:
- the thpD gene encoding ectoine hydroxylase, which yields MTTDLYPTRGTSEVATPRVDPVVWSAPGTRGPIRESDLASFERDGFLAIDELIGPDEIGTYQAELNRLVNDPAMRADERSIVEKKSQEIRSVFEIHKISEVFANLVRDERVVDRARQILGSDVYVHQSRINVKPGFGASGFYWHSDFETWHAEDGLANMRTVSVSIALTENYDTNGGLMIMPGSHKTFLGCAGETPEDNYKRSLQMQDAGIPSDESLTKFADAHGIRLFTGKAGSATWFDCNAMHGSGDNITPYPRSNVFIVFNSVENTAVEPFAAPVRRPEFIGARDFTPVK from the coding sequence ATGACCACTGACCTGTATCCGACCCGTGGCACTTCCGAGGTGGCGACGCCCCGTGTCGACCCGGTCGTCTGGTCGGCTCCCGGCACCCGTGGTCCGATCCGCGAGTCGGACCTCGCCTCCTTCGAGCGGGACGGCTTCCTCGCGATCGACGAACTGATCGGCCCGGACGAGATCGGCACCTACCAGGCCGAGCTCAACCGCCTCGTCAACGACCCGGCGATGCGCGCCGACGAGCGCTCCATCGTCGAGAAGAAGTCGCAGGAGATCCGTTCGGTCTTCGAGATCCACAAGATCAGCGAGGTGTTCGCGAACCTGGTCCGCGACGAGCGCGTCGTGGACCGGGCCCGGCAGATCCTCGGCTCGGACGTCTACGTCCACCAGTCGCGGATCAACGTCAAGCCCGGCTTCGGGGCGAGTGGCTTCTACTGGCACTCGGACTTCGAGACCTGGCACGCCGAGGACGGCCTCGCGAACATGCGGACGGTGTCCGTCTCCATCGCGCTGACGGAGAACTACGACACCAACGGCGGGCTCATGATCATGCCCGGCTCGCACAAGACGTTCCTCGGCTGCGCGGGCGAGACGCCGGAGGACAACTACAAGCGGTCGCTCCAGATGCAGGACGCGGGCATCCCCTCGGACGAGTCGCTGACCAAGTTCGCCGACGCGCACGGCATCAGGCTGTTCACCGGCAAGGCCGGCTCGGCCACCTGGTTCGACTGCAACGCGATGCACGGCTCCGGGGACAACATCACCCCGTATCCGCGCAGCAATGTCTTCATCGTGTTCAACAGCGTGGAGAACACGGCGGTGGAGCCGTTCGCGGCGCCCGTGCGGCGCCCGGAGTTCATCGGCGCGCGGGACTTCACTCCGGTGAAGTGA
- a CDS encoding penicillin-binding transpeptidase domain-containing protein yields the protein MNKTIRRASVFCLLLVLALLVRVTWVQFYDGKALADDKNNRRTLMQQYAHPLGDIIVGGKAVTGSTKTRGDNDLAYKRSYTDGSLYSAVTGHTSQVYGSTQLESLYQGVLDGTDNKIKNPVDMLTGKSTAPGDVITTIDPGVQKAAYRALGDKKGGAVAIDPETGKILGMVSTPSYDPSKISGSGSSDAAAWKKLAADKDVPTLNRALKQALPPGSTFKLVVAAAALENGLYSSVDEKTDSPNPYPLPGTSKDLKNESASAPCENATLRTALQYSCNNVFGKVAVDLGQKKLKAMAEKFGFDDAEQDVPVRAAKSVYPSGMDDAQTALSGIGQFDVTATPLQMAMVSATIANGGEQASPHMVSQVTDADGDAVTSFADSENTRVVSASTASQLRSAMETVVNQGTGTNARISGATVGGKTGTAQHGENNSQTPYAWFTSYAKDHSTGKSVAVAVVVEQSNAARSEVSGNGLAAPIAKAMMAAALKN from the coding sequence ATGAACAAGACGATCAGACGTGCCTCCGTCTTCTGTCTGCTGCTCGTGCTCGCCCTGCTGGTGAGGGTGACATGGGTGCAGTTCTACGACGGCAAGGCCCTCGCGGACGACAAGAACAACCGGCGGACCCTGATGCAGCAGTACGCGCATCCGCTGGGCGACATCATCGTGGGCGGAAAGGCGGTGACCGGCTCCACGAAGACGCGCGGCGACAACGATCTCGCGTACAAGCGGAGCTACACGGACGGCTCGCTGTACTCGGCGGTGACGGGCCACACGTCACAGGTGTACGGCTCCACCCAGCTGGAGTCCCTCTACCAGGGCGTGCTCGACGGCACCGACAACAAGATCAAGAACCCCGTGGACATGCTCACCGGGAAGAGCACCGCGCCCGGTGACGTGATCACGACGATCGACCCGGGTGTGCAGAAGGCCGCGTACCGGGCGCTCGGCGACAAGAAGGGCGGCGCCGTCGCCATCGACCCGGAGACCGGGAAGATCCTCGGCATGGTGTCGACGCCGTCGTACGACCCGTCGAAGATCAGCGGTTCGGGCTCGTCGGACGCCGCGGCGTGGAAGAAGCTGGCGGCCGACAAGGACGTGCCGACACTGAACCGCGCGCTGAAGCAGGCGCTGCCGCCCGGCTCGACGTTCAAGCTGGTGGTCGCCGCGGCCGCCCTGGAGAACGGGCTGTACTCGTCGGTCGACGAGAAGACCGACTCCCCCAATCCGTATCCGCTCCCCGGCACCAGCAAGGACCTGAAGAACGAGAGCGCGTCGGCTCCCTGCGAGAACGCCACGCTCAGGACCGCGCTCCAGTACTCCTGCAACAACGTCTTCGGCAAGGTCGCCGTCGATCTCGGGCAGAAGAAGCTGAAGGCGATGGCCGAGAAGTTCGGCTTCGACGATGCCGAGCAGGACGTGCCGGTGCGGGCCGCGAAGAGCGTCTACCCGTCCGGCATGGACGACGCGCAGACCGCCCTGTCCGGCATCGGCCAGTTCGACGTCACGGCCACGCCGCTGCAGATGGCGATGGTGTCGGCCACCATCGCCAACGGCGGCGAGCAGGCGTCGCCGCACATGGTCTCCCAGGTGACGGACGCGGACGGGGACGCGGTCACGTCGTTCGCGGACTCCGAGAACACCCGGGTCGTCAGCGCGTCGACCGCGTCGCAGCTGCGGTCCGCGATGGAGACGGTCGTGAACCAGGGCACGGGCACCAACGCCCGGATCTCCGGGGCGACCGTGGGCGGCAAGACCGGTACCGCGCAGCACGGCGAGAACAACAGCCAGACGCCGTACGCCTGGTTCACCTCGTACGCGAAGGACCACTCGACCGGGAAGTCCGTCGCCGTCGCGGTGGTCGTGGAGCAGTCGAACGCGGCGCGCTCAGAGGTCAGCGGCAACGGGCTGGCGGCGCCCATCGCGAAGGCGATGATGGCGGCGGCGCTGAAGAACTGA
- a CDS encoding alkene reductase, translated as MTTAFDPFDLPGTRIANRIAMAPMTRSRAGAGGTATELTAEYYAQRASAGLIITEGIQPSAEGQGYAWTPGLHSAEQIASWRKVTDAVHAAGGTIFAQIMHAGRISHPSLQPEGGLPVAPSAIAPEGKAFTLDGFQDFVAPRELTGDEVRATIADYATAAKNAIEAGFDGIELHGANGYLIHQFLAPGSNERTDEWGGSVENRIRFAVEVVKAVAEAIGPERTALRVSPLNPYNSMPGTDTAETYQALVTEIEPLGLAYLHVLEATADAREVTTDLRKRFSGPFFLNAFTGTPTDHTALPLIEDGLADVLTFGALFLANPDLPARLRTEGPYNTPDSSSFFGGGAQGYTDYPAL; from the coding sequence ATGACCACCGCTTTCGACCCGTTCGACCTCCCCGGCACCCGGATCGCCAACCGCATCGCGATGGCCCCGATGACCCGCAGCAGGGCCGGCGCCGGCGGTACCGCCACCGAGCTGACGGCCGAGTACTACGCGCAGCGCGCCTCCGCCGGCCTGATCATCACCGAGGGCATCCAGCCCTCCGCCGAGGGCCAGGGCTATGCCTGGACCCCGGGTCTGCACAGCGCCGAGCAGATAGCGTCCTGGCGCAAGGTCACCGACGCCGTGCACGCGGCGGGCGGCACGATCTTCGCCCAGATCATGCACGCGGGCCGGATCAGCCACCCGTCGCTCCAGCCCGAGGGCGGCCTGCCGGTGGCGCCCTCCGCGATCGCCCCCGAGGGCAAGGCCTTCACGCTCGACGGCTTCCAGGACTTCGTCGCGCCGCGCGAGCTGACCGGCGACGAGGTCCGCGCCACGATCGCCGACTACGCCACCGCGGCGAAGAACGCGATCGAGGCCGGGTTCGACGGCATCGAACTGCACGGTGCCAACGGCTACTTGATCCACCAATTCCTCGCCCCGGGCTCCAACGAGCGCACCGACGAGTGGGGCGGCAGCGTCGAGAACCGGATCCGGTTCGCCGTCGAGGTCGTCAAGGCCGTCGCCGAGGCCATCGGCCCCGAGCGCACCGCGCTGCGCGTCTCGCCGCTGAACCCGTACAACTCGATGCCGGGCACCGACACCGCCGAGACCTACCAGGCGCTGGTCACCGAGATCGAGCCGCTCGGCCTCGCGTACCTGCACGTCCTGGAGGCCACCGCGGACGCCCGCGAGGTCACCACCGACCTGCGCAAGCGCTTCAGCGGCCCCTTCTTCCTCAACGCGTTCACCGGAACCCCGACCGACCACACCGCGCTCCCCCTGATCGAGGACGGCCTCGCCGACGTCCTCACCTTCGGCGCCCTCTTCCTCGCCAACCCGGACCTGCCGGCCCGGCTGCGCACCGAGGGCCCGTACAACACCCCCGACTCGTCCTCGTTCTTCGGCGGCGGCGCGCAGGGATACACGGACTACCCGGCCCTGTGA
- a CDS encoding HAD family acid phosphatase, which yields MRSSIRIAGLAAACALVGGAVYGAGAAGADRPTGNTTAEPHNIGELVNEIKSYYGAAQDADGVWQASPDSAYADDMARVVAKAERSIDKAAEQHGRHGKKLAVVFDIDDTLLLSLDYEIKTNYTYNSASWAEYVARADRPAVPGTPELVKYATRKGVTVFYNSGLKESQRAGAVANLKKVGIDVNLDAGHIFLKDTANPPAYLSDCATAAAWNCTTVQYKSGTRQHIESLGYDIVGNFGDQYSDLQGGHADKTYKFPNPTYFVE from the coding sequence ATGCGGAGTTCCATCAGAATCGCGGGCCTCGCCGCGGCCTGCGCCCTCGTGGGCGGAGCCGTCTACGGCGCCGGTGCCGCCGGCGCCGACCGCCCGACCGGGAACACGACGGCCGAACCGCACAACATCGGCGAGCTCGTCAACGAGATCAAGAGCTACTACGGCGCCGCCCAGGACGCCGACGGCGTGTGGCAGGCCTCGCCGGACAGCGCGTACGCCGACGACATGGCGCGCGTCGTCGCCAAGGCCGAGCGGTCCATCGACAAGGCGGCCGAGCAGCACGGCAGGCACGGGAAGAAGCTCGCCGTCGTCTTCGACATCGACGACACGCTGCTGCTCAGCCTCGACTACGAGATCAAGACCAACTACACGTACAACAGCGCGAGTTGGGCCGAGTACGTTGCCAGGGCCGACCGGCCCGCCGTGCCCGGGACCCCCGAGCTCGTCAAGTACGCCACCCGCAAGGGCGTCACGGTGTTCTACAACTCCGGGCTCAAGGAGTCGCAGCGCGCCGGCGCCGTGGCGAACCTGAAGAAGGTCGGCATCGACGTCAACCTCGACGCCGGCCACATCTTCCTCAAGGACACCGCCAACCCGCCCGCCTACCTGAGCGACTGCGCCACCGCGGCCGCCTGGAACTGCACCACGGTGCAGTACAAGTCGGGCACCCGGCAGCACATCGAGTCCCTCGGGTACGACATCGTCGGCAACTTCGGCGACCAGTACTCCGACCTCCAGGGCGGCCACGCCGACAAGACGTACAAGTTCCCCAACCCGACGTACTTCGTCGAGTAG
- a CDS encoding GNAT family N-acetyltransferase — protein MIRTAVPADAPAITALHQRARATYYPDGFPAGDTPELWQERWTQAILRPRAHVLVCVRDGAPVGIASFRRPDEDPYGTTVKLFQLHTDPAHWRRGIGTELHAACVEQWRADGMTKALLDVHRDNERAQAFYAAHGWHGARTGSGHHRELRLDLPRE, from the coding sequence ATGATCCGAACCGCCGTGCCCGCCGACGCCCCCGCCATCACCGCCCTGCACCAGCGGGCCCGCGCGACCTACTACCCCGACGGGTTCCCGGCCGGCGACACCCCCGAGCTGTGGCAGGAGCGGTGGACGCAGGCCATTCTCCGGCCCCGCGCCCACGTCCTGGTCTGCGTACGCGACGGCGCCCCGGTCGGCATCGCCTCCTTCCGCCGGCCCGACGAGGACCCGTACGGCACCACGGTCAAGCTCTTCCAGCTGCACACCGACCCCGCCCACTGGCGCCGCGGCATCGGCACGGAGCTGCACGCCGCCTGCGTCGAGCAGTGGCGGGCGGACGGCATGACCAAGGCCCTCCTGGACGTGCACCGCGACAACGAGCGCGCCCAGGCCTTCTACGCCGCCCACGGCTGGCACGGCGCCCGGACCGGCTCCGGCCACCACCGTGAGCTGCGGCTCGACCTGCCCCGGGAATGA
- a CDS encoding MarR family winged helix-turn-helix transcriptional regulator, whose translation MESTPKDGEPVCTAPVPAAALSGPVSLALARVARLHRAAAGRRLRGLGLYPGQEFVMMHLWDKGPVRQSELIKAVELDPSTVTKMLQRLEQAGHVRRSPDPDDRRAVRVEATEQSCGLLKDVGDAWCALEEQTLAGLSEAEQTEFVRLLARVEGNLCTETGACS comes from the coding sequence ATGGAGTCCACGCCCAAGGACGGCGAGCCCGTCTGTACCGCCCCCGTCCCGGCCGCCGCCCTCAGCGGTCCGGTCAGCCTCGCCCTGGCGCGGGTCGCCCGGCTGCACCGCGCCGCGGCGGGCCGCCGGCTGCGCGGGCTCGGGCTCTACCCGGGGCAGGAGTTCGTGATGATGCACCTGTGGGACAAGGGGCCCGTACGGCAGTCGGAGCTGATCAAGGCGGTCGAGCTGGACCCGTCGACGGTCACCAAGATGCTGCAGCGTCTCGAACAGGCCGGGCACGTCCGCCGCTCCCCCGACCCGGACGACCGGCGTGCGGTGCGCGTGGAGGCGACGGAGCAGAGCTGCGGGCTCCTGAAGGATGTGGGCGACGCGTGGTGCGCCCTGGAGGAGCAGACCCTGGCCGGGCTCTCCGAGGCGGAGCAGACGGAGTTCGTGCGGCTGCTCGCGCGGGTGGAGGGCAATCTCTGCACCGAGACCGGGGCCTGCTCCTGA
- a CDS encoding DsbA family oxidoreductase, with amino-acid sequence MRVEIWTDINCPFCYIGKSRFEQALDAFPHKDEVEVVHRSFELDPTVKKGETGLVVPHIAHKYGISEAQAAANEQGLGQQAAALGLPYLTEGRDYGNSFDLHRLLHLAKDKGVQDALIDALYRGNFVDKESVFADEEHVVRLAVGAGLAEADVRGVLADPDAYAEDVRTDEREAAELGATGVPFFVLDRKYGVSGAQPAEVFTQALTQAWGARSPLTVIDGATGDADTCGPDGCAVPQA; translated from the coding sequence ATGCGCGTCGAGATCTGGACCGACATCAACTGCCCCTTCTGCTACATCGGCAAGTCCCGGTTCGAGCAGGCCCTCGATGCCTTCCCGCACAAGGACGAGGTCGAGGTCGTCCACCGCTCCTTCGAGCTGGACCCGACCGTCAAGAAGGGCGAGACCGGTCTCGTCGTCCCGCACATCGCGCACAAGTACGGCATCAGCGAGGCCCAGGCCGCGGCGAACGAGCAGGGGCTCGGCCAGCAGGCCGCCGCCCTCGGCCTGCCCTACCTCACCGAGGGCCGCGACTACGGCAACAGCTTCGACCTGCACCGCCTGCTCCACCTCGCCAAGGACAAGGGCGTGCAGGACGCCCTGATCGACGCGCTGTACCGGGGCAACTTCGTCGACAAGGAGTCCGTCTTCGCCGACGAGGAGCACGTCGTGCGGCTCGCCGTCGGCGCGGGCCTGGCCGAGGCCGACGTCCGCGGCGTCCTCGCCGACCCGGACGCCTACGCCGAGGACGTGCGCACCGACGAGCGCGAGGCGGCCGAGCTCGGCGCGACCGGCGTGCCGTTCTTCGTCCTCGACCGCAAGTACGGCGTCTCCGGCGCCCAGCCCGCCGAGGTCTTCACCCAGGCGCTGACCCAGGCGTGGGGCGCCCGCTCCCCGCTCACCGTCATCGACGGCGCCACCGGCGACGCCGACACCTGCGGCCCCGACGGCTGCGCCGTCCCGCAGGCCTGA
- a CDS encoding aminotransferase class V-fold PLP-dependent enzyme: METSGAPRQLDTDLVRAEYSPATSYLNTASSGLLPARAVRAMHAAITAMAEGRPIDSLFTDVEEARAAFARIAGVPASRVATGASVAVYTGLIAASLPEGAEVLVAEGEFSSTINPFHVRQDLKVRTVPLGALADSVRPGTALVAVSAAQSADGRITDLAELRATTRAHGARLYVDVSQAAGWFPLAGHAAEADYVSSVAFKWLTCPRGAAFFIGPPDPADLTPVFGGWVAGERPWDSCYGPVTELARSARRFDETPGLVAYTGARRSLELIEELGPEAIRAHDLALADRFRTGLAELGHEPAPAPGSPIVSVPGLGVRQPELHAAGVELSDRAGNLRASFHLYNTDEDVDRLLTALAR; encoded by the coding sequence ATGGAGACTTCCGGTGCGCCCCGACAGCTCGACACGGACCTGGTCCGCGCCGAGTACAGCCCTGCCACCAGCTACCTGAACACGGCCAGTTCCGGCCTGCTGCCCGCCCGCGCCGTGCGCGCGATGCACGCGGCGATCACCGCGATGGCCGAAGGCCGCCCCATCGACTCCCTCTTCACGGACGTGGAGGAGGCGCGGGCGGCCTTCGCCCGGATCGCCGGGGTCCCGGCCTCCCGGGTGGCGACCGGCGCGTCCGTCGCCGTCTACACCGGACTGATCGCCGCCTCGCTGCCCGAGGGCGCCGAAGTCCTCGTCGCCGAGGGCGAGTTCAGCTCCACCATCAACCCCTTCCACGTACGGCAGGACCTCAAGGTGCGCACCGTGCCGCTCGGGGCGCTCGCCGATTCGGTGCGTCCCGGGACGGCCCTGGTCGCGGTCAGCGCCGCGCAGTCGGCGGACGGCCGGATCACGGACCTGGCGGAGCTGCGGGCCACCACCCGCGCGCACGGCGCCCGCCTCTACGTCGACGTGTCCCAGGCGGCCGGCTGGTTCCCGCTCGCCGGGCACGCCGCCGAGGCCGACTACGTCTCCTCCGTCGCCTTCAAGTGGCTCACCTGCCCGCGCGGCGCCGCCTTCTTCATCGGCCCGCCCGACCCCGCCGACCTGACCCCCGTCTTCGGCGGCTGGGTCGCGGGGGAGCGGCCCTGGGACTCCTGCTACGGACCGGTCACCGAGCTCGCCCGCTCCGCCCGCCGCTTCGACGAGACCCCCGGCCTCGTCGCGTACACCGGCGCCCGCCGCTCGCTGGAGCTGATCGAGGAGCTGGGGCCGGAGGCGATCCGCGCCCACGACCTGGCGCTCGCCGACCGCTTCCGCACGGGCCTCGCCGAGCTGGGCCACGAGCCGGCGCCCGCCCCGGGCTCGCCCATCGTCTCCGTCCCCGGCCTCGGCGTGCGCCAGCCGGAGCTGCACGCCGCCGGAGTCGAACTCTCCGACCGGGCGGGCAACTTGAGGGCGTCCTTCCACCTGTACAACACGGACGAGGACGTCGACCGGCTGCTCACCGCGCTGGCGCGCTGA
- a CDS encoding aldehyde dehydrogenase (NADP(+)), with product MDPRTGKQREQVAVEATAQEVDEAVRAADAARPALADRTVRAAFLRTAADLLDQAKDHLVEAADAETALGPVRLTGELARTCFQLRAFADIVDEGAFLGIVIDHPDDTATPPIPDLRRYKIPLGVVAVYAASNFPFAFSVPGGDTASALAAGCPVVVKAHPDHPATSELVASVIRRAAARHDIPESVLGLVHGFEAGVELVRHPLVAAAGFTGSVRGGRALFDAAAARPVPIPFHGELGSLNPVVVTEAAAAERAEAIGAGLAGSMTLGVGQFCVKPGLVLAPVGEAGDSLVKSLTAAVSDTGSGVLLDHRMRDNFVAGVAERAALPDVEAPVTPGAGGEHSVSPGFLTVPAARLAVAGGPHDLLLEECFGPVTVVARYASADEITAVVSRLPGNLTATVQLSSAEAAGEGRGAELLTELTPVAGRVLVNGWPTGVAVAPAQHHGGPYPATTSTSTSVGGTAIERWLRPVTYQTAPEALLPPELRDDNPLGLPRRYDGRLEN from the coding sequence GTGGACCCCCGAACCGGGAAGCAGCGGGAGCAGGTCGCGGTCGAAGCCACGGCCCAGGAGGTGGACGAGGCGGTCCGCGCCGCCGACGCCGCCCGCCCGGCCCTCGCCGACCGCACCGTGCGCGCCGCCTTCCTGCGCACCGCGGCCGACCTGCTCGACCAGGCCAAGGACCACCTGGTGGAGGCGGCCGACGCGGAGACCGCCCTCGGCCCGGTCCGGCTCACCGGCGAACTGGCGCGCACCTGCTTCCAGCTGCGGGCCTTCGCGGACATCGTCGACGAGGGCGCCTTCCTCGGCATCGTCATCGACCACCCCGACGACACGGCCACCCCGCCCATCCCCGACCTGCGCCGCTACAAGATCCCGCTGGGTGTCGTCGCGGTCTACGCCGCCTCGAACTTCCCCTTCGCCTTCTCCGTCCCCGGCGGCGACACGGCGAGCGCCCTCGCGGCCGGCTGCCCGGTCGTGGTCAAGGCCCACCCCGACCACCCGGCCACCTCCGAACTGGTCGCCTCCGTGATCCGCCGGGCCGCCGCCCGGCACGACATCCCCGAGAGCGTCCTCGGCCTCGTCCACGGCTTCGAGGCAGGGGTCGAGCTGGTCCGGCACCCGCTGGTCGCGGCGGCCGGCTTCACCGGTTCCGTACGGGGCGGTCGCGCCCTCTTCGACGCGGCGGCGGCCCGCCCGGTGCCGATCCCGTTCCACGGCGAGCTGGGGTCGCTCAACCCCGTCGTCGTCACCGAGGCCGCCGCGGCCGAGCGCGCCGAGGCGATCGGTGCCGGGCTCGCGGGCTCCATGACGCTCGGCGTCGGCCAGTTCTGCGTCAAGCCCGGCCTGGTCCTGGCGCCCGTCGGCGAGGCGGGCGACAGCCTGGTCAAGTCGCTGACCGCGGCCGTCAGCGACACCGGCTCAGGCGTCCTGCTCGACCACCGGATGCGCGACAACTTCGTCGCCGGAGTCGCCGAGCGCGCCGCGCTCCCGGACGTCGAGGCACCGGTCACGCCCGGCGCGGGCGGCGAGCACTCGGTCTCGCCCGGCTTCCTCACGGTCCCGGCCGCGCGCCTCGCCGTCGCGGGCGGCCCGCACGACCTGCTCCTGGAGGAGTGCTTCGGCCCGGTCACGGTGGTCGCCCGCTACGCGTCCGCCGACGAGATCACCGCCGTCGTCTCCCGCCTGCCCGGCAACCTCACCGCCACCGTCCAGCTGTCCTCGGCCGAGGCCGCGGGCGAGGGCCGGGGAGCCGAGCTGCTCACCGAGCTGACGCCCGTCGCGGGCCGCGTCCTCGTCAACGGCTGGCCCACCGGTGTCGCCGTCGCCCCCGCCCAGCACCACGGCGGCCCGTACCCGGCGACCACCTCCACCTCCACCTCCGTCGGTGGCACGGCGATCGAGCGCTGGCTGCGCCCGGTCACGTACCAGACCGCGCCCGAGGCCCTGCTCCCGCCCGAGCTGCGCGACGACAATCCGCTGGGGCTGCCGCGGCGCTACGACGGACGCCTGGAAAACTGA
- a CDS encoding DUF1349 domain-containing protein — MELNLPELPFPLTAFGPDGHWAYDDGVLTGRAGARQDRFVPPAGDALDPASDAPRLLGAPEGDFRFSARVTVGFAAPFDAGVLYVHVGDRQWAKLCYEQSPHEPTICTVVTRGRSDDANSFVVPGRSVWLRVSRTGSAFAFHASTDGETWTFVRVFALGDDTSAPPLIGFLAQSPTGEGCDVSYDHIEFHPGWPKDLRDGS, encoded by the coding sequence ATGGAACTGAACCTCCCTGAACTGCCCTTTCCGCTGACCGCCTTCGGGCCCGACGGCCACTGGGCGTACGACGACGGCGTCCTCACCGGCCGGGCCGGCGCCCGCCAGGACCGCTTCGTGCCGCCGGCCGGCGACGCCCTCGACCCCGCGTCCGACGCGCCGCGGCTGCTGGGCGCGCCGGAGGGCGACTTCCGGTTCAGCGCGCGGGTCACCGTCGGGTTCGCCGCGCCCTTCGACGCCGGTGTGCTCTACGTCCACGTCGGGGACCGGCAGTGGGCGAAGCTCTGCTACGAGCAGTCGCCGCACGAGCCGACCATCTGTACGGTCGTCACGCGCGGGCGCTCCGACGACGCCAACTCCTTCGTGGTGCCGGGGCGGTCGGTGTGGCTGCGGGTCAGTCGTACCGGGTCGGCGTTCGCGTTCCACGCGTCCACCGACGGGGAGACGTGGACCTTCGTCCGGGTGTTCGCGCTCGGGGACGACACGTCGGCTCCGCCGTTGATCGGGTTCCTGGCGCAGTCGCCGACCGGCGAGGGCTGTGACGTCTCCTACGACCACATCGAGTTCCACCCGGGCTGGCCGAAGGACCTCCGCGACGGCTCCTGA
- a CDS encoding IclR family transcriptional regulator produces MSAGETGAGAGGAQVKSAVRTVELLEYFAGRPGMHSLAAVQEAVGYPKSSLYMLLRTLVELGWVETDATGTRYGIGVRALLVGTSYIDGDEVVAAARPTLDRLSDDTTETIHLARLDGTNVVYLATRQSQHYLRPFTRVGRRLPAHSTSLGKALLATHTDEQVRKLLPETLPALTEHTITDREKLIEELHAVREQGFAVDREENTLGLRCFGVAIPYRTPARDAISCSVPVARLTPAHEQMVKDALFDARDRLTLATRRL; encoded by the coding sequence ATGTCGGCAGGCGAGACGGGGGCCGGGGCGGGTGGCGCGCAGGTCAAGTCGGCGGTGCGGACGGTCGAGTTGCTGGAGTACTTCGCGGGCCGTCCCGGGATGCACTCGCTGGCCGCGGTCCAGGAGGCCGTCGGCTATCCCAAGTCCAGCCTGTACATGCTGCTGCGGACCCTCGTCGAGCTGGGCTGGGTGGAGACCGACGCGACCGGCACGCGGTACGGGATCGGGGTCCGGGCGCTGCTCGTCGGCACGTCGTACATCGACGGTGACGAGGTCGTCGCCGCGGCCCGGCCGACCCTGGACCGGCTCTCCGACGACACCACGGAGACCATCCACCTGGCGCGTCTCGACGGCACGAACGTGGTGTACCTGGCCACCCGGCAGTCGCAGCACTATCTGCGCCCCTTCACGCGTGTGGGCCGCCGGCTGCCCGCGCACTCCACGTCGCTCGGCAAGGCACTCCTTGCCACCCACACCGACGAGCAGGTCCGCAAGCTGCTCCCCGAGACGCTGCCCGCGCTGACCGAGCACACGATCACCGACCGCGAGAAGCTCATCGAGGAGCTGCACGCGGTGCGCGAGCAGGGCTTCGCGGTGGACCGCGAGGAGAACACGCTGGGGCTGCGCTGCTTCGGCGTCGCCATCCCCTACCGGACCCCGGCGAGGGACGCGATCTCCTGCTCGGTGCCGGTGGCCCGGCTGACGCCCGCGCACGAGCAGATGGTCAAGGACGCGCTGTTCGACGCCCGGGACCGGCTGACCCTGGCCACGCGCCGTCTCTGA